Genomic window (Campylobacter concisus):
CCGTTTGTAGCGGCCAGCCTCTAGTATATCCTTCGCGCTCATCTTTACTAGTGGCATCTACGCAGAAATTTTCACCATCTATGAAAATATCACGCAAAGCATCGATATTGTTTGTCACACGCCAAAGTAGCATATATTGGTTTTCAAGGTGATTTTGCATATCCACTACAATGAGGAGTTTGAAGAATTCTCTAAATGCCAAAAGCTTTTCAAAAAGCTCTTTTACCACACAGTCTTTTTCAAATTTCACCACACAAATAGGTGTTTTGGTATCCGTTTTAAACTGCTTAAGCTCTTTTACATTTGGCGTAACGCTTTGAAATTTAGCCAAAAGCTCACTGTCGCTTAAAGCCATAGGGATAAATTTACAAAAGTCTTGCGTCGCATCTACGCCGAGTTTGCCACCAAAACACGAATTTGGACTAGCATGATCAAGCTGATCGCACACACCTTGGCTTATTAGCACACTCTGGCTACCAAAACGATTTAAAACAAAGCTAGTAAATTCATCATAATCTTTAAGTTCAGGCGCATCGGCTTCAACAAAAATGGCATGTTTTACAAAGCTCATCTGTCCAACGCCCCAAAATGCGTGCATGGCCTGCTTTGCATGAGCTGGATAGAGCGTATTTATCTTGGCCAAGATTAGGTTGTGAAAAACGCCATTTTCAGGCATATTGTAGTCCAGTAGTTCAGGCACGGTTGTTCGCAAAAGTGGCAAAAAAACCCGCTCAGTCGCCCAGCCCATATATTTATCCTCAAGTGGCGGCTTTCCAACCACAGTCGCGTGAAATATAGGCTCACGCTTGCTAGTTATCGCCGTTACATCCATCACCGGAAAAGGCTCGATAGGCGTATAAAAGCCCGTGTGATCGCCAAATGGCCCCTCGAGTTCGCTCTTAGTAGTATCCACGAAACCCTCTATCACGTAGTCTGCATCGTGCGGGACGCAAATTTCATTCGTTAAGGATTTTACAAGTTTGGCTGGCTCTTTGCGGATAAAACCATAAAGCAAAAGTTCAAAAACTCCCTTTGGAAGCGGTGCTTGCCCACACCAAATATAAAGCGGATCACCGCCAATGGCTACTGAAACTGGCATCTTTTTGCCTGCACGCTTGTACTCGTGAAAGAAATTTGCACCGTCTTTGTGGATCTGCCAGTGCATGCCAAGGCGGTTTTTGTCATAAATTTGTAGGCGGTACATACCTAAATTTTGCAAAGCGCCGTCTAAGCTTTGCGTATAGACCTGCCCCATCGTAATAAAAGCGCCACCATCATGTGGCCATGTTTTTAGTGCTGGAAGTGATAGCAAATCAGCATCTTCACCTATAAATTTTACCTGCTGGCACTCGCCCTCGCCTTTTAATCTCTTAGTGAAAATTTTTCTCATATTAAAAAGATAGGTTAAAAAATCAAGCTTTTCTTTGAGATTATGAGGTTTTCTGGGCTTTAAAAGCTTTTCTATCTCATCTGCGATCTCATCAGGCTTTAGCCCAAAGATAAGCTCAAGCGCGTGTTTTGAGCCATAGATATTTGTAAGCACTGGTGCAAATTTACGCCCAGTTTTTTTGCAAACTGGGTTTTTAAAAAGTAGCGCTTGCGAGCCCTCACGCTTAACCTCGATATAGCTAGCGTGTGCGATCTCAAGATCAATGTCTGTTGGCTCATCGATAACACGAAGTAGATTATTTTCTTTTAAAAGCTTGATGTAGTCCATATTTTGCCTTTTTGATTTTTGGGCGATTTTAGCCAAAAATAGCTGAAAAAGGCGAAGCAAAGCGGATGGCTATTATCTACCGCACACACCGATAGCTATCAGAATATTTGATCGTTATCTCGGAGCCACCTTTGCGATATTGCTTCGCCGTTTAAATAGACGCAAGATCTAAATTTATACTCCATTGTCGAATGTCTGTAAACTAGCGTTCAACGCACAGCCACACATGGCCGGCATACTTATGTTTTTTCAAAGTAATTCATTGCAAATTTTTTGTTAGGTTAAGCACTAGATGGTATCGTGGTTCTAAAAACGGCAGTAATTTTTTAAATTACTCCAATATGCTACATTTTAGCAGTTGGCCAAATATCTCTTTGCTATATTTCATAAAGCGCTCACTAAGCTTAACACCCTCTATATCAACGCTAATAACGCTATCTTGCACCTCAAAAATGATAGTTTTATCAGTGATCTTAACCCGCTTGCAAGCGTTGTAGCAAATGTCGCCATTGCACTCGGCGTATAGGCCGTTTATCTCGGCGTTTTCGTTGTCGCCTTTTTTTAGTTTGATCGGTCTTTGAAAGATTATGTAGTTTTTGTAGTCATATTTGTCGTCTGCAAGACCGATCATATAGTAGTTGTCTTTGCTATTTTTGGTAGCGCTTAGGGCTTTTGCTTTAAAATTTAGCTCAAACACGCTTACGCCATCTCTTCAGCGCGCCTTAAAAGCTCTTTCGCCCCTTTTTCTATAAATTTATGCGCCAGCTCCTTGCCAACGCTTTGAAATTTATCTTTGCTAACTTTTAAGCTATCTTTTATAAACTCGCTTCCATCAGGCAGGCCAACGATCGCATCGATAGAAATTTCATCGCCTTTTAGCCTTGCGCTTATGCCTATTGGCACTTGGCAGCCACCCTCCAAAACGCTTACAAAATCACGCTCTATAGTCGTTTCTATAACCGCATTTTCGTCGTTTAAAAAAGAGATCTCATCTAAAATTTTCTTCTCATCTCTAGCCTCTACCCCAAGAGCACCCTGCCCCATTGCAGGTATCATCTCGTCAAAGCCAAATGTGTAGATGTGCGCCACTTCAGCCTTGATATTTAAGCGATTTATGCCAGCCATCGCCAAAATAATCGCGTCAAATTCGCCCTCTTTTAGCTTTCTAAGCCTAGTTTGCACATTTCCACGAAGCGAAATGATCTCAAGATCAGGCCTCATGATAAGTAGCTGCATCTTGCGGCGTAGGCTCGTTGTACCAACTTTAGCGCCGTGCGGTAGGTCACTAAATTTAGCAAATTTCTCACTTATCATCGCATCTCTCGTATCCTCACGTGAGCAAATCGCTGCTAGTTTAAGTCCTTCTGGAAAGACTACTGGCACATCCTTTAGGCTATGCACCGCGATGTCAGTCTCGCCTTTTAGCATGCTATCTTCAAGCTCTTTTGTAAAAAGCCCTTTGCCGCCGATCTTAGCTAGCGGCGTATCAAGGATCACGTCGCCCTTTGTCTTCATGCCAATAAGCTCAACTTTTATATCGTTATGTTTTGATTCTATTCTAGCTTTAATATGCTCGCTTTGCCAAAGCGCTAAGATACTCTTTCTAGTTGCTATTTTTATCTCTTTCATCGTCTCTCCTAATTTACTCTTTTTGGCTCTTCTATGACCTCAACATCGATGATCTCGCCATCATCTTTTTTAGTACTTTGTTCGCTAAAATTTTGAAATTTAAACTCCTGATAGCTCTCGTTTTTGGCTGCATTTTTCTTAAACACTAAAGAAAAAACGACTACGGCTATACCAAAAATATCTGTTAAAATTCCTGGCAAAAACAAAAGCATTCCGCCAAAGCTAAGTCCTAACTGGCTAAATAAATTTCCGCCAAGAAAGCTTTTAAACGCCACTTGAGGCGAATTTAAGCTAGAAAATCCAGCATTTAAAAGAAGTGCGATACCCACAAATCCAGAGACCAGCACCTCAAAAAAGTAGTTTAAAAAGCCAAATTTATCAACAAAAAGATAGATAAATATCGCTTCTATCAAAAAAAATAAAAATGCAAAAAATCTCATAAGCTTTCTTTTATCTTTTTAAAGGCTTCATTTGCGTCGATCGTTTCTTTGCTTAAACCATCTCTTGTTATAAACTCAACCTTGCTATTTGCAAATTCTTTACCTACAAGTAACGCATAAGGAAAGCCGATAAGCTCAAAGTCATTCATCTTAACGCCAAATCTCTCGTTTCTATCATCGATAATGACGCTAACGCCAGCTTTTTTAAGGCTCTCATAAAGCTCAAATGCAAATTTTACGCCCTCTTCATCTTTTAAATTTGAAATTATAATCTCGACATCAAACGGTGCGCACTCTTTTTTCCAGATGCAGCCCTTCTCATCGTGGCTAGCCTCTATCATTACGGCTATTAGTCTACTGATGCCGATGCCGTAGCAACCCATCAAAAATGGCTTAGCCTTACCGTTTTCATCAAGATATGTCGCATTCATCGCAGCTGAATATTTATCGCCTAGTTGAAAGATATGACCAACTTCTATACCCTTGCTAAGTTTTAAATTTCCGCCACACTCTGGGCATTTATCACCCTCTTTTACCTTTACAAGGTCTTTAAATCTCTCTTCGTTAAATCCGCTAACACTAACGCCAACGAAGTGGTAATCCTTTTCGTTGGCACCACATATCATATTATTTGCGCCTTTTAGCTCGTTGTCTATGTAAAATTTCACATCTTTTAGCCCAACTGGCCCGCAAAATCCAGCCACAAGCCCAGCTTTTATAATCTCTTCTTCGCTAGCATCGACAAGTTCAAGCGCCTTGCAAGCATTTTGTGCCTTTGTCTCTTGAAGCTCATCATCGCCCCTTACAAAAAAGACCACAATCTCTTCTTTGTCTTCATAAATAGCTTTTTTAATAACAGCTTTTATGCAGTAAAACTCGCTAACTTTAAAAAACTCAGCCACACCTTTTATAGTCTTTGTATCTGGTGTTTTAAATTTAGCCGCGTCAGCCTCTGGCGCTTCAGTATCGGTTGTTCTAGCTTTCCTTCTAGCAGCCTCTATATTTGCAGCGTATTTACAAGCCTCACAGCAAAGGATGTCATCTTCGCCATTACTTGCAAGCACCATAAATTCTTTACTGCCGCTACCACCGATAGCTCCACTATCAGCCTCAACGGCTCTAAAATTTAGCCCCAAACGAGTGAAAATTTTACTATAAGTTGCCTCCATAAGGTCAAACTCACGCTTAAGATCCTCTTTGCTTGAGTGAAAGCTATAAGCATCTTTCATTGTAAATTCTCGTCCTCTTAGCAAGCCAAAGCGTGGTCTTGCTTCGTCACGAAATTTAGTATTTATCTGGTATAAATTTAGTGGTAGCTGCTTGTAGCTAGTCACCTTGCCGCGTACCAAAGCAACGGCTGCCTCTTCATTTGTAGGGCTTATAACAAAGTCATTTTCTTTTCTATCTTTAAAGCGCAAAAGCTCCTTACCAAAGACGTTGTAGCGACCACTTTGCTTCCAAAGCTCGCCTGAAGTAACCACGCTAAAGCTCACCTCTAGCGCTCCAGCCTCATTCATCTCCTCTCGTGCGATACGAGAAATTTTCTCATGCATGATCTTTCCAAGCGGTAGATAGTTATAAAGACCAGAGCCTATCTGCTCGACAAATCCACCTCTTATTAAAAATTTATGACTTGGTAAAGAGGCGTCTTTTGGTGCTTCTTTGGTCGTTGGTGCATAAAATTTACTAAATCTCATCTATATCTCCCACTTGAAAATTTTGCTCTTCTTTTATATCAAATAAAAATCTAACTCCATTTGAAAGCTCGCTAGATCTCTCCTCATCCGCAAGGCTTTTTAGCTTCATCGTTGGCTGATGTAAGAAGGCTTTAAAAACTTGATGAATGAGCTTTTGTGCCTCCTCATAATCACTATGCTTTAAATATCCTTTTTTTATCGCTTTTTCTAGCTCGTTTTTAGCGCAAATTTCAGCTTGTTTGCGGATCGATTTTATTAGTGGCACACTCATATCTTCTTTTAAAATTTTTAAAAATTCGCTTGTGCCTTGACCTACGATCGAATAAGCTTTTTGTGCTTGCTCCTCTCTTAGGGCTAAATTTTTCCTTACTATCTCCTCTAAACTATCGACCGTATAGACGCTAATAAATTCTGTATTTATAAGATCAATATCCCTTGGTACGGCAATATCAAAAAAGTATCTGTGAAATTCTCTCGGTTCGATTATAGCGTTTGTGATGATAGCGTGCGGGGCTGCGGTGCTTGAAAATATTAGATCGTAATTATTTACATACTCTTTTAATTTTAAAATGCTATCCCAGCTAGCGTTGTCACCAAGGCTATCAACTAGCTGCTCAACACGCTCGGAGCTTCTGTTTATAATGATCACCTCTGCGCCACTTGAGATTAGGTGTTTTGCTGCTAGTTCGCCCATTTCGCCAGCTCCTACGACGATAGCGGTTTTGCCTTCAAGCGTACCAAAAATTTCTTTTGCTTTTGCTACGGCGACACTTGAAACGGAGATAGGGTTTTTAGAAATTTGAGTTTCATTTCTAACTTTAGCAGCACATTTACATGCATAGTGGATGATTTTACTGATTTGTTCGCCGCAAGCTGAGCTATCGTAAGCAAATTTAAAAGCATTTTTTAGCTGGCCAACGATCTGCGTTTCGCCGACGACTAGGCTATCAAGCGAGCTTGCCACGGCAAAGAGGTGGTGCACGGCTCCGCTATCTTCATAAATATCAGCCCTCTCATAAAGCTCATCTTCAAAAACACCTGAAAATACAGACATGCATCTAAACGCATGCGTCGTTGCACTTTCTAGATCACTAACGCTTGCAATTATCTCGACGCGGTTGCATGTGTTTAAAACCATACATTCGTTTATACTTTTGTTTGATCTTAGTAGTTTTAAAATTTGCTCTTTTTTCTCATCGCTATCGAATGCAAGCTTTTCTCTGACTGAAATATCAGTATTTTTATATGTAAAACTTATATCTAAATAGTGCATTAAAATTCCCTATCTATCATGCTTTTTATGATCCCTTCAAGCTCGGCGTTTTTATACTCTTTTATCGATTCTATCGCTTCAGTCCCAAGCCTTTTTGCTTCATTCACCGCTTTTTGAAGCGAATTTGTCTTAACAAATTCCTCTTTTAGCCATGAAATTTCACTCGCGTTTAGCTTCTTTGCCCAAAGCGATCTAAGCTTTGCTTGATTAGCCCCATCTAAGCTCTTATAAAGATAAATGTAAGGAAGCGTTGTTTTGCCC
Coding sequences:
- a CDS encoding menaquinone biosynthesis decarboxylase, whose protein sequence is MDYIKLLKENNLLRVIDEPTDIDLEIAHASYIEVKREGSQALLFKNPVCKKTGRKFAPVLTNIYGSKHALELIFGLKPDEIADEIEKLLKPRKPHNLKEKLDFLTYLFNMRKIFTKRLKGEGECQQVKFIGEDADLLSLPALKTWPHDGGAFITMGQVYTQSLDGALQNLGMYRLQIYDKNRLGMHWQIHKDGANFFHEYKRAGKKMPVSVAIGGDPLYIWCGQAPLPKGVFELLLYGFIRKEPAKLVKSLTNEICVPHDADYVIEGFVDTTKSELEGPFGDHTGFYTPIEPFPVMDVTAITSKREPIFHATVVGKPPLEDKYMGWATERVFLPLLRTTVPELLDYNMPENGVFHNLILAKINTLYPAHAKQAMHAFWGVGQMSFVKHAIFVEADAPELKDYDEFTSFVLNRFGSQSVLISQGVCDQLDHASPNSCFGGKLGVDATQDFCKFIPMALSDSELLAKFQSVTPNVKELKQFKTDTKTPICVVKFEKDCVVKELFEKLLAFREFFKLLIVVDMQNHLENQYMLLWRVTNNIDALRDIFIDGENFCVDATSKDEREGYTRGWPLQTDCDREVVADLVKRGIVKDEPELFKKFEIFG
- a CDS encoding Imm10 family immunity protein yields the protein MFELNFKAKALSATKNSKDNYYMIGLADDKYDYKNYIIFQRPIKLKKGDNENAEINGLYAECNGDICYNACKRVKITDKTIIFEVQDSVISVDIEGVKLSERFMKYSKEIFGQLLKCSILE
- the hemC gene encoding hydroxymethylbilane synthase, with product MKEIKIATRKSILALWQSEHIKARIESKHNDIKVELIGMKTKGDVILDTPLAKIGGKGLFTKELEDSMLKGETDIAVHSLKDVPVVFPEGLKLAAICSREDTRDAMISEKFAKFSDLPHGAKVGTTSLRRKMQLLIMRPDLEIISLRGNVQTRLRKLKEGEFDAIILAMAGINRLNIKAEVAHIYTFGFDEMIPAMGQGALGVEARDEKKILDEISFLNDENAVIETTIERDFVSVLEGGCQVPIGISARLKGDEISIDAIVGLPDGSEFIKDSLKVSKDKFQSVGKELAHKFIEKGAKELLRRAEEMA
- a CDS encoding FxsA family protein — its product is MRFFAFLFFLIEAIFIYLFVDKFGFLNYFFEVLVSGFVGIALLLNAGFSSLNSPQVAFKSFLGGNLFSQLGLSFGGMLLFLPGILTDIFGIAVVVFSLVFKKNAAKNESYQEFKFQNFSEQSTKKDDGEIIDVEVIEEPKRVN
- a CDS encoding proline--tRNA ligase; this translates as MRFSKFYAPTTKEAPKDASLPSHKFLIRGGFVEQIGSGLYNYLPLGKIMHEKISRIAREEMNEAGALEVSFSVVTSGELWKQSGRYNVFGKELLRFKDRKENDFVISPTNEEAAVALVRGKVTSYKQLPLNLYQINTKFRDEARPRFGLLRGREFTMKDAYSFHSSKEDLKREFDLMEATYSKIFTRLGLNFRAVEADSGAIGGSGSKEFMVLASNGEDDILCCEACKYAANIEAARRKARTTDTEAPEADAAKFKTPDTKTIKGVAEFFKVSEFYCIKAVIKKAIYEDKEEIVVFFVRGDDELQETKAQNACKALELVDASEEEIIKAGLVAGFCGPVGLKDVKFYIDNELKGANNMICGANEKDYHFVGVSVSGFNEERFKDLVKVKEGDKCPECGGNLKLSKGIEVGHIFQLGDKYSAAMNATYLDENGKAKPFLMGCYGIGISRLIAVMIEASHDEKGCIWKKECAPFDVEIIISNLKDEEGVKFAFELYESLKKAGVSVIIDDRNERFGVKMNDFELIGFPYALLVGKEFANSKVEFITRDGLSKETIDANEAFKKIKESL
- the hemA gene encoding glutamyl-tRNA reductase, with product MHYLDISFTYKNTDISVREKLAFDSDEKKEQILKLLRSNKSINECMVLNTCNRVEIIASVSDLESATTHAFRCMSVFSGVFEDELYERADIYEDSGAVHHLFAVASSLDSLVVGETQIVGQLKNAFKFAYDSSACGEQISKIIHYACKCAAKVRNETQISKNPISVSSVAVAKAKEIFGTLEGKTAIVVGAGEMGELAAKHLISSGAEVIIINRSSERVEQLVDSLGDNASWDSILKLKEYVNNYDLIFSSTAAPHAIITNAIIEPREFHRYFFDIAVPRDIDLINTEFISVYTVDSLEEIVRKNLALREEQAQKAYSIVGQGTSEFLKILKEDMSVPLIKSIRKQAEICAKNELEKAIKKGYLKHSDYEEAQKLIHQVFKAFLHQPTMKLKSLADEERSSELSNGVRFLFDIKEEQNFQVGDIDEI